The Pirellulales bacterium genomic sequence CCGCATTCCGAAATCGGGTTTCCACACGCGTGCGAGTTCGCCCCGCGGAGGGGCTGACCATGAACGACCCGCCGACCTATTGCCGACGCGGTTTCTCGCTCATCGAACTGTTGGCGGTCGTCGCCGTCATCGGGTTGCTCGCGGCCGTCATCATCGGTCGCATCTCCGATTCGAGCCAGAACTCGAAAGAGAAGGCGTGCCGACACAATTGCGCGCAGATCAATTCGGCGATTGATCGGTACTATTTCGAGCACGAATCGTTTCCGGCCAATCTTTCGACGCTTAACACGATCGAGTATTTCCCCGAGGGGATTCCGTCCTGCCCGATGAGCGGGTCGGCGTACTCGCTGAACTCGACCACGCACCGGGTCGAGGGGCACCCGGACTCGCATCCGTGACGGGTGTTCGCCTCTCAGGGGCAGGGCTTGGGGCCGTCGCGCAAGTCAGTGCGTGAGAAGTGGGCCCCTGCTCCAGAGGCCACGGATTGCAGCCAGTCCGCTCGTCTCGCCTGCGGCCGGCGCCGGTCGGCTCAGCTTCGCTGGCAGAGTCTATCGCGCCTCGACCCACCGCAGGATCTTGAGGCCGTCGATGCGGCCCCCCCGATAGGTGTTGAAGACTTCTCCCGGAGTCATCGCACGACTGTAGATGCGGACGTCATCAATCCGGCCGGTGAAGTCGAAGCTATTGCTCGTGTGGCCGTGCCGCCCGATGCGGGTGACGCTCCCCAAGCCGGAGTAGCTGATCGCCGGGGCGGCGCTGGTGCTGGCGACCTCGTTGCCGTCGATGTACAGCTTGATCGTTTCGCCGGCGGCGAGCGACGCTGCGAAGTGATGCCAGCCGCTCTTGGCCATCGAGCCGGCGAAATCGGCGCTGACCCAGCTCGAGCCGTTGTAGTACGAAGCCCGGGTGAGCGAACCGCTCGTGTTAAGTCGCAACAAGAAGTAGTCGCCAATGCTGACGATTTCCGCTCCCACGGAGTCGGCGGAATCGAGCTTGGCCCATCCCGCGACGCTCACGCTGGAGGTTCGGCCGACCAGGAGCGGGATCTCGACGTAGTTGGTGCCGTTCAGGGCGATTGCCGTTCCCATGCCTGCACGGCCGGTGCTCGTGACGCCCAAAGTCGGACTGCCGACGTACGTGCCGTCGTTCCCCTGTCCCGTCGCGTCGGCCGCGAGCGTGCCGCTGGGTTCGTCCAGCTTGTACCAGGCGGCCAAACCGAAGAGATCGTACACGTCTTGCTGCGACAAGACGCGGTTGTAAACTCGGACCTCGTCAAAAAGTCCGTTGCAGAATTTCTCAGGAGTTGCCGTCGTCGCGCCGATGCGAAGAGTATTGTCCGACGATGCGTCCCCGATTGTGCCGGAGCCGGCGAACGTTTCCGCCAACTCGCCGTTAACGTAGGTTTTGACGAGCCCTTCCTGGTAACTGAAGACGACATGCGACCACTGGTCGTCGGCGAGATAGGCGCCCGTGCTGTGCCAGTTCCAGCCGGGCGACGAATTGGCGTAAGACCACTTCAGCTCGTTCAGCGACGAGAGGGCGAACTTGTACTCACCCTCTTTGCTTAGCAAGGTCCGTTCAGACCCCGGCTTGGTCCCTGGTTTGACCCACAGGGCGACCGTGCAGTCGTCGTTCATGACGAGCGAGCGGGCCGCGGGGATCGAGACGTAGTCGTTCGTCCCGTCGAGCGAGACGCTCTTGCCGTAGACGCCCGCTTGGTTGACCGTCGGTCCGTTGACGTGGGTCCCCGTATTGCCGGCCGGGGACGAGTCGGCGGCGACCGTGCAGGAGAACTGCAAAGTCAGGAATTGAGCATTCGGAGCCCGAGTTCGGGGTTCCAGGCGACGTAGTCGGCGGCGGCCCGGAGGGGGATGGCCGCATCGGAGCAAAGGCGGTGGATGGTCACCGCCGCATTGTTGAGGGCGGCCAGGCAGGCGGAGAGTCCAGGTCTGCGGGTATGGTGGCGGTCTTCGTCCCACCAGCGGTCTTTGCAGAAGTGCAAGCCGTTTTCGACGCGCCAATGGTTGCGCACGTCGGCCAGGAGGTCGGCGGCGGTGACTTGGTCCGGGTCTTGGCTGGAAACGAAGTACCGCACGTCGTGCGAGACGAGCTCGCCGGCGGCATTGCGGACCTCGCGATCAATGCGGATCGCTACGCGGCAGCCGGGCAGATCGAGGACCTCGCGGATGTACGTCGCGTTGTCGACGTCGACCCAGATCCGGCGCGTTTCTCGGAAGCCCCCCTTTTACTCTTTTCGGTCGTTTGGGCGGCCGGCGGACGCTCGGGCGCCCCGACGAAGCAGTGGACCAGCGCGTCGAGCGTATCCGGCTGATTGTCCTTCACCTGCAGCAGATAGTCGCAGCCGCGGCTGGTGATCAATTCCGCCAGCGGCCGCTGGGCGAAGATGGCATCCCCAGTGATCAGTCGTAACATCGGGTAGGCGTCGAGCAACTCTGCCAGATGCCGCCGCAGGACCGTCGGTTCGTTCGTCTTCTCCGTCCCGGTCGACCATTGGCCGACGACGACCTGCAGGTCGTGAACGAAGGCGTTGAGCATGTGCAATGGATCGCCATCGTCGTCGACGGCTTGCTTGGCCGTCTTGCCGTCGACGGCCACCGCGCCGCGGGTCGCTCCCTCGGCGAGTTGCGCCCGCAGCCAGACCGTCAATGCGGCTTGAAACTCTTCGACCCGGCA encodes the following:
- a CDS encoding type II secretion system protein, producing the protein MNDPPTYCRRGFSLIELLAVVAVIGLLAAVIIGRISDSSQNSKEKACRHNCAQINSAIDRYYFEHESFPANLSTLNTIEYFPEGIPSCPMSGSAYSLNSTTHRVEGHPDSHP
- a CDS encoding LamG domain-containing protein; amino-acid sequence: MQFSCTVAADSSPAGNTGTHVNGPTVNQAGVYGKSVSLDGTNDYVSIPAARSLVMNDDCTVALWVKPGTKPGSERTLLSKEGEYKFALSSLNELKWSYANSSPGWNWHSTGAYLADDQWSHVVFSYQEGLVKTYVNGELAETFAGSGTIGDASSDNTLRIGATTATPEKFCNGLFDEVRVYNRVLSQQDVYDLFGLAAWYKLDEPSGTLAADATGQGNDGTYVGSPTLGVTSTGRAGMGTAIALNGTNYVEIPLLVGRTSSVSVAGWAKLDSADSVGAEIVSIGDYFLLRLNTSGSLTRASYYNGSSWVSADFAGSMAKSGWHHFAASLAAGETIKLYIDGNEVASTSAAPAISYSGLGSVTRIGRHGHTSNSFDFTGRIDDVRIYSRAMTPGEVFNTYRGGRIDGLKILRWVEAR
- a CDS encoding transposase, translating into MRYFVSSQDPDQVTAADLLADVRNHWRVENGLHFCKDRWWDEDRHHTRRPGLSACLAALNNAAVTIHRLCSDAAIPLRAAADYVAWNPELGLRMLNS
- a CDS encoding ISAs1 family transposase; protein product: MHASTLLEAFGRLEDPRKARGVRHPFAGMVVLTLLGMLARIREMEVLVRWATANWDRLREPLGFDRGAPPCATTFSRTLAKCRVEEFQAALTVWLRAQLAEGATRGAVAVDGKTAKQAVDDDGDPLHMLNAFVHDLQVVVGQWSTGTEKTNEPTVLRRHLAELLDAYPMLRLITGDAIFAQRPLAELITSRGCDYLLQVKDNQPDTLDALVHCFVGAPERPPAAQTTEKSKRGASEKRAGSGSTSTTRRTSARSSICPAAA